Below is a genomic region from Phycobacter azelaicus.
CCTTTATACCTCGGGTACCACGGGGCAGCCCAAGGGCGTCATACGCCACACCGCAGGGCAGCTGGTGGCGCTCAATTGGTCGATGAAGAATATCTACAACGTTGATCCGGGCGATGTCTTCTGGGCGGCCTCCGATGTGGGCTGGGTCGTGGGGCACAGCTACATCTGCTACGGTCCGCTGATCCACGGCAACACCACCATCGTGTTTGAGGGCAAACCGGTCGGCACCCCCGATGCGGGCACCTTCTGGCGGGTGATCTCCGAACATAATGTCAAAAGCTTCTTTACGGCCCCAACCGCCTTCCGGGCTGTGAAACGCGAAGATCCAAAGGGGGAGTTCGTCGGTAAGTACGATCTCTCATGCCTCAATCAGGTCTACCTGGCCGGTGAGCGCGCCGATCCCGACACCATCACCTGGGCGCAGGATCAGCTGAAAGTGCCAGTGGTCGACCACTGGTGGCAGACTGAAACCGGCTGGTCCATTGCGGCCAACCCGCTTGGGATCGAGGAATTGCCGACCAAGCTCGGTTCGCCCGCCGTACCGATGCCCGGCTACGAGGTCGACATTCTTGACGAGGGCGGCAATCCGATGCCCGCCGGTGAGCTGGGCGCCATCGCAGTGAAACTTCCCCTGCCGCCCGGTACGCTGCCGAACCTGTGGAACGCCGAAGAACGCTTCAAGAAAAGCTATCTGACTACCTTCCCGGGGTATTATGAGACCGGTGATGCGGGCATGAAGGATGAGGACGGCTACCTCTACATCATGGCGCGGACCGATGATGTGATCAACGTGGCGGGGCACCGGCTGTCCACGGGCGGTATGGAGGAGGTTCTTGCCTCCCACCCCGATGTGGCGGAATGTGCCGTGATCGGGGTGAGCGATCAGCTCAAGGGGCAGCTCCCCGTGGGCTTCCTCTGCCTCAATGCTGGCACCAACCGCTCGTCTGAGGAAATCGTTTCGGAGGTGGTCAAACTGGTGCGCGAAAAAATCGGGCCGGTGGCTGCCTTCAAGCTGGCCGTGGTTGTAGACCGCCTGCCCAAGACGCGCTCGGGCAAGATCCTGCGCGGCACCATGGTCAATATCGCTGATGGCACGCCCTTCAAGATGCCGGCTACCATCGACGATCCGGCAATCCTTGATGAAATCAAGGAGGCGCTTCAAGGCATTGGCTATGCCCAGGGCTGACCCTATCCGCGGCAGGAGGCACCAAGCGCTGCGATTGCGTGCCTCCTTTCCGCCCATTGCAGCAGCCCTACGGCCTGACCAAAGTCGGTTAGGTATTGAAATCAGTAGCTTATTCGCCAGCCTGCATTTTTTTGTCGGAAAGCGGGCAAAAAGCCAAAACACCGCTTGACCTTACCCGAGGCCTGGGAATATTACACCCCAACGTCCCGCAGAGATGCTGGACGGGCAGCGAGCGGTTGTAGCTCA
It encodes:
- the prpE gene encoding propionate-CoA ligase PrpE, whose amino-acid sequence is MSYQDVYASWKSDPEGFWMEAAKAIDWDKAPTRALSDLGDGLYEWFSDGMVNTCYNAVDRHVENGRGEQTAIIYDSPITHTKREISYVELRNRVATLAGALRAKGIEKGDRVIIYMPMIPEALEAMLACARLGAVHSVVFGGFAANELAVRIDDAKPKAIIAASCGLEPGRVVHYKPLLDGAIDLADHKPDFCVIFQREQEVAELIEGRDVNWHGFQYGVEPAECVPVEGNHPAYVLYTSGTTGQPKGVIRHTAGQLVALNWSMKNIYNVDPGDVFWAASDVGWVVGHSYICYGPLIHGNTTIVFEGKPVGTPDAGTFWRVISEHNVKSFFTAPTAFRAVKREDPKGEFVGKYDLSCLNQVYLAGERADPDTITWAQDQLKVPVVDHWWQTETGWSIAANPLGIEELPTKLGSPAVPMPGYEVDILDEGGNPMPAGELGAIAVKLPLPPGTLPNLWNAEERFKKSYLTTFPGYYETGDAGMKDEDGYLYIMARTDDVINVAGHRLSTGGMEEVLASHPDVAECAVIGVSDQLKGQLPVGFLCLNAGTNRSSEEIVSEVVKLVREKIGPVAAFKLAVVVDRLPKTRSGKILRGTMVNIADGTPFKMPATIDDPAILDEIKEALQGIGYAQG